From Sphingobium sp. B2D3C:
GGGCCAGGTCCGCCTGATGAATGCGGCGCCCGAGACACTGGACAGCGCCTGGAACGCAATCGGCTGCAATCCGGCGGTGCTGGAAGGGTTCGTCACCTTCGACCACGAGTTTTCGGTGGTGCTCGTGCGCGGACAGGATGGCACCGTGCGCTTCTGGGATTCGCCGCATAATGTGCATGTCGACGGCATTCTCGCGACATCCACGCTGCCGGCTCCGGCGGTCGTGCTGGCGCAGGTGCCCGAAGCGCGGGCCATTGCCGCGCGCGTCGCTCAGGCTCTGGAATATGTTGGCGTGCTTACGCTGGAGTTCTTTGCCGGGGCCGCCGGGCCGATCTTCAACGAGATGGCGCCGCGTGTCCACAATAGCGGGCACTGGACCATTGAGGGCGCTGTCACCAGCCAGTTCGAGAATCACGTCCGCGCCGTCTGCGGCCTGCCGCTCGGATCGACGGCGCTCGCCGCGCCGGCCGTCTCCATGCAGAACCTGATCGGGGACGAGGCCAACGAGTGGCAGGCGATTCTCGCTGACGAGACCGCGCATCTCCATCTCTACGGCAAGAACGAAGCACGCCCCGGCCGCAAAATGGGCCATGTGACGCGCGTGCAGACAAGCGATAGCGCGGCATGACGATGGACGCGCGTCCAGAGATCGTGCTGCTGCTCGCCCGCGCCGACAATGGCGTGA
This genomic window contains:
- a CDS encoding 5-(carboxyamino)imidazole ribonucleotide synthase yields the protein MTIAPGSTIGIVGGGQLGRMIGMAAIQLGYRVHIFAPEESGPASDIASAWTQAPYEDDAALTAFADAVDIITYEFENVPSNAVALLAKLGHVRPNARALAVAQDRLLEKSFVAGLGGRTAPYAPVSSGAVLQDAIARIGAPAILKTTRFGYDGKGQVRLMNAAPETLDSAWNAIGCNPAVLEGFVTFDHEFSVVLVRGQDGTVRFWDSPHNVHVDGILATSTLPAPAVVLAQVPEARAIAARVAQALEYVGVLTLEFFAGAAGPIFNEMAPRVHNSGHWTIEGAVTSQFENHVRAVCGLPLGSTALAAPAVSMQNLIGDEANEWQAILADETAHLHLYGKNEARPGRKMGHVTRVQTSDSAA